A region from the Camelus ferus isolate YT-003-E chromosome 1, BCGSAC_Cfer_1.0, whole genome shotgun sequence genome encodes:
- the ARL14 gene encoding ADP-ribosylation factor-like protein 14, with product MGLLKSKNLKQAQILLLGLDSAGKSTLLYKLKLAKDIVTFPTIGFNVEMIELERGLLLTVWDIGGQEKMRTVWGDFCENTDGLVYVVDSTDNQRLEDSRREFEHILKNEHIQNVPVVLLANKQDVPGALTAEDITRMFKVKKLCSDRNWYVQPCCAVTGDGLVEGFQKLTGFVKSRMKSRGDTLAFFKQN from the coding sequence atgGGTTTGTTGAAGTCTAAAAACCTCAAGCAAGCCCAaattcttcttctgggacttgACTCTGCTGGGAAGTCTACACTCCTTTATAAATTAAAGCTTGCTAAGGATATTGTGACCTTCCCAACAATAGGTTTCAACGTGGAGATGATCGAGCTGGAAAGGGGTCTCTTGCTCACGGTCTGGGACATTGGAGGACAGGAAAAAATGAGAACTGTGTGGGGTGATTTCTGTGAGAACACCGACGGGCTGGTGTATGTTGTGGATAGTACGGACAATCAGCGGCTGGAAGACTCCAGGAGAGAATTTGAGCACATTTTGAAAAACGAGCACATTCAAAATGTGCCTGTTGTCCTGTTAGCCAACAAACAAGATGTGCCTGGAGCTCTGACGGCAGAGGACATCACCAGAATGTTCAAAGTGAAAAAACTCTGCAGTGACCGGAACTGGTATGTGCAACCCTGCTGCGCCGTCACCGGAGACGGGCTGGTGGAGGGGTTCCAGAAGCTAACTGGGTTTGTGAAAAGCCGCATGAAATCAAGAGGAGACACTTTAGCATTCTTCAAGCAGAACTGA